One Clavibacter zhangzhiyongii genomic region harbors:
- a CDS encoding ABC transporter permease produces the protein MTAPAPARPAGRTGPADRLRAWTAPLRGSTALAIGLALIALHVVLAVLAPWIAGHDPVATDSADVLSGTTWAHWLGTDQYGRDILSRTLNGGRYALVVTFLATTIAVAIGTVVGCVTAYADDWADEVVMRVVDALLSIPSILALLVVVTVFGSGLWVIVLAAAVVYAPAVTRVVRGAARTVITQDYVTAARARGERPLSIVFREILPNVLDVVLVEYAMRASWIVLLISSLSFLGFGANPPTPDWGLMVQENRTALTVVPMGTLAPIVALATLVIGLNLSADGLSKSLGVDRAQKGMA, from the coding sequence ATGACCGCCCCCGCTCCCGCCCGGCCCGCCGGCCGCACCGGCCCCGCCGACCGCCTCCGCGCGTGGACCGCGCCGCTCCGGGGATCCACGGCGCTCGCGATCGGCCTCGCCCTCATCGCGCTGCACGTGGTGCTCGCGGTGCTGGCGCCGTGGATCGCCGGGCACGACCCCGTGGCCACCGACTCCGCCGACGTGCTCTCCGGCACCACCTGGGCGCACTGGCTCGGCACCGACCAGTACGGGCGCGACATCCTCTCCCGCACGCTCAACGGCGGCCGGTACGCGCTCGTCGTCACGTTCCTGGCGACCACCATCGCGGTCGCGATCGGCACGGTCGTCGGCTGCGTCACCGCCTACGCCGACGACTGGGCCGACGAGGTCGTGATGCGCGTCGTCGACGCGCTGCTCAGCATCCCGTCGATCCTCGCGCTGCTCGTGGTCGTGACCGTGTTCGGATCCGGCCTCTGGGTGATCGTGCTCGCGGCGGCCGTGGTCTACGCGCCCGCCGTGACCCGGGTGGTGCGCGGCGCCGCGCGGACCGTGATCACGCAGGACTACGTCACCGCCGCCCGCGCCCGGGGCGAGCGACCGCTGAGCATCGTGTTCCGCGAGATCCTGCCGAACGTGCTCGACGTCGTGCTCGTGGAGTACGCGATGCGCGCGTCGTGGATCGTGCTGCTCATCTCCTCGCTCTCGTTCCTCGGCTTCGGCGCGAACCCGCCGACGCCCGACTGGGGGCTCATGGTGCAGGAGAACCGCACCGCGCTCACGGTCGTGCCGATGGGCACGCTCGCGCCGATCGTCGCGCTCGCGACCCTCGTGATCGGCCTCAACCTCAGCGCCGACGGGCTCAGCAAGTCGCTCGGCGTCGACCGCGCGCAGAAGGGGATGGCCTGA